Proteins encoded within one genomic window of Triticum aestivum cultivar Chinese Spring chromosome 2D, IWGSC CS RefSeq v2.1, whole genome shotgun sequence:
- the LOC123050301 gene encoding conglutin alpha 2, protein MSEAAEAEDKRKEEERKEDRKKRDRMRKKEKKKKQQQKEKDEEDKEKRAIMRKKEKERKKKKKQLQQQQQEEEDDAQVITSEKITEKMERKEEEEEDEEETRRQQEVRKIMAANEFLRLSSNVLARPLCYRNELAMMITEEDEQEYERAMEAERQAAMEAEEAKREAIRKAEKERERRREMIKQRKAEKEAKRKQIPQNKAPIVEKEERIVEEHADEQEAKSPAEQLKERMDNQLGLFAGRRRAWEYSSGSKPGQCGGFKDKTLLSPMQFMHCIPGIIPPRAAVIESSLQIYSFKITELSGDLKWPLNVYGVVAARDTVDHNRNLLFSRSSVMYQVLTSENDCSLCLSGPSRAIIAVDPVDFEVELRVHDGYDFRGDGINDRELVCVSNRYEVAPSGELPLAPSDEMQRLTLCSPLCRAVLSLERLSSTAQATILSVRVVGGGHPFKSGGEVFCSSSSADGSSTIHEKVVLLHSLEGIPQEDDELDLDGYLPLSRNVVSVESGGGLNVVVETYGGSSISTHVFFPCKSCNISQRTCLVCSSEVEIIVAWSRLVRDKMDLLIDGYTTQA, encoded by the exons ATGTCGGAGGCGGCAGAGGCAGAGGacaagaggaaggaggaggagaggaaggaggacaGGAAGAAGAGGGATAggatgaggaagaaggagaagaagaagaagcaacagcaGAAGGAGAAGGATGAGGAGGACAAGGAGAAGAGGGCTAtcatgaggaagaaggagaaggagaggaagaagaagaaaaagcagctgcagcagcagcagcaggaggaggaggatgatgcaCAAGTTATTACATCTGAGAAGATCACCGAGAAGATGGAaagaaaggaggaggaggaagaggatgaggaggagacgaggaggcagcaggaggtgagGAAGATCATGGCTGCCAATGAATTCTTGCGTCTCTCCTCCAATGTCCTGGCGAGACCCTTGTGTTACAGAAATGAGTTGGCGATGATGATTACAGAGGAGGATGAGCAGGAGTATGAGAGGGCGATGGAGGCGGAGAGGCAGGCAGCGATGGAGGCGGAGGAGGCCAAGAGGGAGGCAATAAGGAAGGCAGAGAAGGAGAGGGAGCGGCGGAGGGAGATGATCAAGCAAAggaaggcggagaaggaggcaaagaggaagcaGATCCCGCAGAACAAGGCGCCAATTGTGGAGAAGGAGGAGCGCATTGTGGAGGAGCATGCTGATGAGCAGGAAGCAAAATCCCCAGCGGAGCAGCTTAAAGAGCGGATGGATAACCAGCTGGGTTTGTTCGCGGGCCGCCGTAGAGCATGGGAATACTCAAGTGGCAGCAAGCCGGGTCAGTGCGGTGGATTCAAAGATAAAA CTCTATTGAGTCCTATGCAGTTTATGCATTGCATTCCCGGTATCATCCCACCCCGTGCCGCTGTTATTGAGAGCTCCTTGCAGATCTACTCTTTCAAAATTACTGAACTAAGTGGCGACCTGAAGTGGCCACTCAATGTGTATGGTGTGGTCGCTGCCCGAGACACCGTGGACCACAACCGCAACCTTCTCTTCTCTCGGTCAAGTGTTATGTATCAAGTACTTACATCTGAAAAT GACTGTTCTTTGTGTTTGTCCGGCCCGTCACGTGCTATTATAGCCGTGGACCCTGTTGACTTCGAAGTTGAGCTGCGAGTACATGATGGCTATGATTTTAGAGGTGATGGGATCAATGATAGAGAATTGGTCTGTGTTAGCAACCGCTACGAGGTGGCACCCAGCGGTGAGCTTCCTTTAGCACCCAGCGATGAGATGCAACGTTTAACCTTATGTAGTCCGTTGTGTAGAGCAGTGTTGAGCCTTGAACGACTTTCTAGTACGGCCCAGGCCACTATCTTATCGGTTCGTGTTGTCGGAGGGGGCCATCCTTTTAAATCTGGAGGGGAAGTTTTTTGTTCGTCATCTAGTGCAGATGGTAGTTCTACTATACATgagaaggttgtgctgcttcattCTCTTGAAGGAATTCCTCAAGAAGATGATGAGTTAGATCTAGATGGTTACCTACCTCTGTCAAGAAACGTCGTTTCGGTTGAATCTGGAGGAGGGTTGAATGTTGTGGTAGAAACGTATGGGGGATCTTCTATATCTACTCATGTCTTCTTCCCTTGTAAGTCTTGCAACATCAGTCAGCGTACATGTTTGGTTTGCAGCTCTGAGGTGGAGATCATTGTTGCTTGGTCCCGACTTGTCCGCGACAAGATGGATCTTTTGATTGACGGATATACTACCCAGGCCTAG